In one window of Streptomyces griseus subsp. griseus DNA:
- a CDS encoding non-ribosomal peptide synthetase, translated as MPSAASAPALAARGAQRVIDTLGGTTATGGLVPSHGQERLWFLHQLDPTDASYNIPLVLRLTGALSVPALVAAFEGTVARHEALRTRFADVDGRPVAVVDAPGPVRVETLDLRSRPGDAGPLLAERTNGAFDLAEGPLLRIALLRTDEDEHLLCLVLHHIVADGWSLNLLRTELATRYAAHLAGRPVELPEVLPYTEYARREREAARGPEAEAALDHWRERLADAPVLDLRPTVGGPPGSGAGGAFHTRRITGAGGAVDALAREKRCTPFMVLLAAYQVLLHRWTRQDDFCVGVPAAGRGEPELEPVIGYFSTTLVLRAELAGDPAFGDLLRRVRRSSLTAFAHDRVPFERLIDALGIERRLGSSPLFQTLLTVHTQDGPDSGEREFGGLECADVDGGHAASKVDLMLDLRREGDDLIAVLGYRTDLFDAPWAARLARHFETLLRGALAAPDTPVSELELLTPPERDELLALGTGAPEPPGGAVPLPVALARAAERYAGRTAVRAPEGELTYRELWDAAGALAVRLRAAGVRGGDTVGVLLPRGRAAITALLATWRAGAAYLPLDLDHPRPRLDFMIADTVVRVVVADPAAEGTAQLAEGVVVVAPDGAGPGTADCDPGWQAGAGDPAYVIHTSGSTGTPKGVVVPHGALAARIAWMRADYGITAADEVLQFASLSFDTHAEEVFPALTAGATLTVAGPGATLPDHLADGRGDRLTVLDLPTPYWHQLADDLDAVSWPPGLRLLILGADQVQPTAVAAWRARFGDTVRLVNSYGPTETTIIATTAELGRADAVHRPPIGSPTGSTTLTVCDAAGRLMPYGAAGELLVGGAGVTLGYGGRPGATARAFVPDPHGPPGARRYRTGDLVRWRADGQLEFLGRIDDQVKVRGFRVEPGEVEAALLALEGVGGAAVIARDQALVAYVVAASDAAGQARPELSPAGLRAALAARLPAHLVPNAVMVLPALPLTPNGKLDRRALPAPDRRPDLGGGYVAPRTDAEELVAEVWAEVLGLDRVGAADDFFELGGHSLLATRVVARIRAATEVTVPLRTLFVHRTTEAFALAVEELLLAEIEALTDEDAGRLLAAESATPRIGTQTA; from the coding sequence ATGCCCTCAGCGGCGTCGGCACCGGCGTTGGCAGCAAGGGGGGCGCAGCGCGTGATCGACACACTCGGCGGAACCACGGCCACCGGAGGCCTCGTACCGAGTCATGGGCAGGAACGGCTCTGGTTCCTGCACCAGTTGGACCCCACGGACGCGTCGTACAACATCCCCCTGGTGCTGCGGCTGACCGGCGCCCTCTCCGTACCCGCCCTCGTCGCCGCGTTCGAGGGGACCGTCGCCCGGCACGAGGCCCTGCGCACCCGCTTCGCGGATGTCGACGGGCGGCCGGTCGCCGTCGTGGACGCGCCCGGGCCGGTGCGGGTCGAGACCCTCGACCTCAGGAGCCGCCCCGGGGACGCCGGACCGCTCCTGGCCGAGCGGACGAACGGCGCCTTCGACCTGGCGGAGGGCCCGCTCCTGCGGATCGCCCTGCTGCGGACCGACGAGGACGAGCACCTGCTCTGCCTGGTCCTCCACCACATCGTCGCGGACGGCTGGTCGCTCAACCTGCTCCGCACCGAACTCGCCACCCGGTACGCCGCCCACCTCGCCGGCCGCCCGGTCGAACTGCCCGAGGTCCTGCCGTACACGGAGTACGCACGGCGGGAGCGGGAGGCCGCGCGGGGACCGGAGGCCGAAGCGGCGCTCGACCACTGGCGGGAGCGGCTCGCGGACGCCCCCGTTCTCGACCTGCGGCCCACCGTGGGCGGCCCGCCGGGCAGCGGGGCCGGCGGTGCCTTCCACACCCGGCGGATCACCGGGGCCGGCGGCGCCGTCGACGCCCTGGCCAGGGAGAAGCGGTGCACGCCCTTCATGGTGCTGCTCGCCGCCTACCAGGTGCTCCTGCACCGCTGGACCCGCCAGGACGACTTCTGCGTCGGCGTACCGGCGGCGGGCCGGGGCGAGCCCGAACTGGAGCCGGTGATCGGCTACTTCTCCACCACCCTCGTGCTCCGCGCCGAGCTGGCCGGTGACCCCGCCTTCGGTGACCTGCTGCGCCGGGTCCGCCGCTCGTCCCTCACCGCCTTCGCCCATGACCGGGTGCCCTTCGAGCGGCTCATCGACGCCCTCGGCATCGAACGCCGGCTCGGCTCCAGCCCGCTCTTCCAGACCCTGCTGACCGTGCACACCCAGGACGGACCGGACAGCGGGGAGCGGGAGTTCGGCGGCCTGGAGTGCGCGGACGTGGACGGTGGCCACGCGGCCAGCAAGGTCGATCTGATGCTGGACCTGCGCCGCGAGGGCGACGACCTGATCGCCGTCCTCGGCTACCGCACCGACCTCTTCGACGCCCCCTGGGCCGCCCGGCTCGCCCGTCACTTCGAGACGCTGCTGCGCGGGGCGCTCGCCGCCCCCGACACCCCGGTCTCCGAACTGGAGCTGCTGACGCCGCCCGAGCGCGACGAACTGCTGGCCCTGGGTACCGGCGCGCCGGAACCGCCGGGTGGCGCGGTGCCGCTGCCGGTCGCCCTGGCCCGGGCGGCCGAGCGGTACGCCGGGCGGACGGCGGTGCGTGCCCCGGAGGGGGAGCTGACCTACCGGGAGCTGTGGGACGCGGCCGGCGCGCTCGCCGTGCGGCTGCGGGCCGCCGGTGTACGCGGCGGTGACACCGTGGGCGTCCTGCTGCCACGCGGCCGGGCGGCGATCACCGCCCTGCTGGCGACCTGGCGGGCCGGGGCCGCCTACCTGCCGCTCGACCTCGACCACCCGCGCCCACGGCTGGACTTCATGATCGCCGACACCGTCGTGCGCGTGGTGGTCGCGGACCCCGCCGCCGAGGGGACCGCACAGCTCGCCGAGGGCGTCGTGGTGGTGGCCCCGGACGGTGCCGGCCCGGGGACCGCGGACTGCGACCCCGGCTGGCAGGCCGGCGCCGGCGACCCCGCGTACGTCATCCACACCTCCGGCTCCACCGGCACGCCCAAGGGGGTCGTCGTCCCGCACGGGGCCCTCGCCGCCCGGATCGCCTGGATGCGCGCGGACTACGGGATCACGGCGGCGGACGAGGTGCTGCAGTTCGCCTCGCTGAGCTTCGACACCCACGCCGAGGAGGTCTTCCCCGCGCTCACCGCCGGGGCCACCCTCACCGTCGCCGGGCCCGGCGCGACCCTGCCCGACCACCTCGCGGACGGGCGCGGCGACCGGCTGACCGTCCTGGACCTGCCCACCCCGTACTGGCACCAGCTGGCCGACGACCTCGACGCCGTCTCCTGGCCGCCCGGACTGCGCCTGCTCATCCTCGGCGCCGACCAGGTCCAGCCCACCGCCGTCGCCGCCTGGCGGGCCCGCTTCGGCGACACCGTACGGCTGGTCAACTCCTACGGCCCCACCGAGACCACCATCATCGCCACCACCGCCGAGCTGGGCCGCGCCGACGCGGTGCACCGCCCGCCCATCGGCAGCCCCACCGGCTCCACCACGCTGACCGTCTGCGACGCGGCCGGGCGGCTCATGCCGTACGGGGCCGCCGGGGAACTCCTCGTCGGCGGCGCGGGCGTGACCCTCGGCTACGGGGGGCGGCCCGGCGCCACCGCGCGCGCCTTCGTGCCCGACCCCCACGGTCCGCCCGGCGCCCGCCGCTACCGCACCGGGGACCTGGTGCGCTGGCGGGCGGACGGGCAGCTGGAGTTCCTGGGACGCATCGACGACCAGGTGAAGGTGCGCGGCTTCCGCGTCGAGCCCGGTGAGGTGGAGGCGGCGCTGCTGGCCCTGGAGGGGGTGGGCGGGGCGGCGGTGATCGCGCGGGACCAGGCGCTGGTCGCGTATGTGGTGGCGGCGTCGGACGCTGCCGGGCAGGCCCGGCCCGAACTGTCACCGGCGGGTCTCCGGGCGGCTCTCGCCGCACGGCTCCCGGCCCACCTGGTCCCCAACGCCGTGATGGTCCTCCCCGCCCTGCCGCTGACCCCGAACGGCAAACTCGACCGCCGTGCCCTGCCCGCGCCCGACCGGCGGCCCGACCTGGGCGGTGGTTACGTCGCCCCGCGCACCGACGCCGAGGAGCTGGTGGCGGAGGTGTGGGCCGAGGTGCTGGGGCTGGACCGGGTCGGTGCGGCGGACGACTTCTTCGAGCTCGGCGGCCACTCGCTCCTCGCCACCCGTGTCGTCGCCCGGATCAGGGCCGCGACCGAGGTGACGGTCCCCCTGCGCACGCTGTTCGTCCACCGCACCACCGAGGCGTTCGCGCTCGCGGTGGAGGAGCTGCTGCTCGCCGAGATCGAAGCCCTGACCGACGAGGACGCCGGGCGCCTGCTCGCCGCCGAGTCCGCAACTCCCAGAATCGGAACGCAGACGGCATGA
- a CDS encoding non-ribosomal peptide synthetase/MFS transporter, whose amino-acid sequence MSSSTDQYPGDTAAPSGADTGPPPAPEPDAGPPPARGRAGGAPLSEAKRALLAQRLKGRARAVRAVPRRPDGTAPPLSFAQERLWFMEQFAPGTAAYNIPVARRLRGPLDRTALQRALDAVVARHETLRTRYPATDDGRPVLEIADPAPFGLRTADADDEEHAARLVDELGALPFDLVTGPLTHGLLVRIADDDHVLLLVVHHSVSDGWSSEVLVSEVLRGYAAQVAGGPDPLPELPIQYGDFALWQRERLTGGRLAQEVAYWSRELAGVRPLELPTDRPRPERQTFEGAGYGFDVAPELLARLTALGKEHGATVHMVLLAAFQVVLSRFAGQRDFAVGSPVAGRPEPELEGLIGMFVNVLALPARLGGDPSFTELLGRTRETCLEAYAHQELPFAQLVSELNVERDVTRSPVFQAVLAIQNYASAADAGGTGELPLEVEPFGLHAAGTRFDLELFLMEGQGGLRGAFNYNTDLFDESSIARIAAHLGRLLRAVADDPGAPLSAHDGLDPAERHRMLTEWNDTAFEASGTPGAGTLTALVAAQCARTPEAVAVEFGGDSMTYAELDRAAERIARRLAGAGAGPGSLVAVSAERSLGLVVGLLGVLKTGAGYTPLDPEYPAERLAFMLADSGAAILLTQAGLPVPEGCAARVLLMDEEAEERLHEGELAEPCADDIAYTIYTSGSTGRPKGVPNTHRAIVNRLRWMARRYEVGPQDALLQKTPTGFDVSVWELFLPLITGARLVVAQPGGHKDAAHLRDTIARHGVTVAHFVPAMLDVFLAEEDVERCVSLRRVVCSGEELAPHTARAFTARLPACALANLYGPTEAAVDVTSWECEGELATVPIGAPVDNTRLYVLDAELRPLPPGTPGELHIGGVQVSLGYHRRPGLTAARYVPDPFGPPGSRLYRTGDLARWREDGQLEHLGRIDQQVKIRGQRIEPGEIEAALLAEPEIAAAAVIVREDQPGDKRLVAYLVPAEPTASAGAVEAPGASAPAGAGEPSTPDGDAGAQVSGETAGAPAPAGAGEALVAGVPEPWEPDPAALRTALRRTLPDYMVPAAFVALEALPLSPNGKLDRRALPAPQARRTGGALAAPETETQRVLAEVWAEILTLPEVGVDDDFFDLGGHSLLATQVIARARKRLPEVGARPVSVMDLFTSRTVRELAALADLDESERGPRHLLHRLTRPVPADSRVLSYVCIPYGGGSAVVYQPVADELPPGHDLWSVAIPGHDMGITEEHLPFDELAAKIAAEIRERVEGPIALYGHCAVGSALTVAVGRLLEAADREVEALYIGAQFPFARPRGRILGLLSRVSALDPLLNDRVYFNWLRSMGAEVGDLDEAQMKFMIGNMRADSRAAEEYFTEVLAEVEEGGALLRAPVITVVGNRDPATDFYQERYREWQLLAEKSALAVLDEGGHFFLKYRARELVEIITRTHPAVLAGTASHELPGRAEDGPWWFHGVSGGDGPAVAAADDVRPQESAPADGDGSTAAPTEAAPGPAPGMGRFLAVALGQLVTITGSALTEFALPVWIYMETGSMGKYALYAVIGMLPGILVGPLAGAVVDRLDRRRVMLAAGAVAGTTQGGLLTLLLSGSLHSWHIYVLLGMLSVALTFQRLAYASSVPQLVPKRYLGHANGITQMAFGFAQFIVPLAAVALMAGIGLKGILILDVTGYAVAITVLMLVKFPKTLPWTRRESLVAEIRNGFAYSWKNRGFRAMLLWFAALNIFLSPLFLLVTPLVLSFDSLESVARVAVAGGAGAILGGIAMGFWGGPQRNRMQGMLGLAGLLAVASALVGVRADLWIIGIGAFGMSCALSMVNGVYTTIVQIKVPQRFHGRVFALNTLVAWSTLPIGHGIIAPAGSAFFGPMFEDGGSLTSTVGALIGTGPGRGIGFMYLLFGAAMLALVVVGLRLPVLARFDLDVPDALPDDLVGIQERERRVAARAVRTRGAPKGPAATAGPAGAVDGGSDGGNTAEAMEATR is encoded by the coding sequence ATGAGCAGCAGCACGGACCAGTACCCCGGTGACACCGCGGCGCCGAGCGGTGCCGACACAGGACCGCCTCCCGCACCCGAGCCCGACGCGGGTCCTCCCCCCGCCCGTGGCCGGGCCGGCGGCGCCCCGCTCTCCGAGGCCAAGCGCGCCCTTCTCGCCCAACGGCTGAAGGGCCGGGCACGGGCCGTACGGGCGGTCCCGAGGCGGCCGGACGGCACCGCGCCACCACTCTCCTTCGCGCAGGAACGCCTGTGGTTCATGGAGCAGTTCGCGCCCGGCACCGCCGCGTACAACATCCCCGTGGCCCGCCGGCTGCGCGGCCCGCTGGACCGAACCGCCCTCCAGCGGGCCCTGGACGCCGTGGTCGCCCGCCACGAGACCCTGCGCACCCGCTACCCGGCCACCGACGACGGCCGACCGGTCCTGGAGATCGCCGACCCCGCCCCCTTCGGCCTGCGCACCGCCGACGCGGACGACGAGGAGCACGCGGCCCGGCTGGTGGACGAGCTCGGCGCCCTCCCCTTCGACCTGGTCACCGGCCCCCTGACACACGGCCTGCTGGTTCGCATCGCCGACGACGACCACGTCCTCCTCCTCGTGGTGCACCACAGTGTCAGCGACGGCTGGTCCAGTGAGGTGCTGGTCTCCGAGGTGCTGCGCGGCTACGCCGCCCAGGTCGCGGGTGGTCCCGACCCGCTGCCCGAACTCCCCATCCAGTACGGCGACTTCGCGCTCTGGCAGCGTGAGCGGCTGACCGGCGGGCGGCTGGCGCAGGAGGTGGCGTACTGGTCCCGTGAACTGGCCGGCGTACGCCCCCTGGAGCTGCCCACCGACCGCCCGCGCCCCGAGCGGCAGACCTTCGAGGGGGCCGGTTACGGCTTCGACGTCGCCCCGGAGCTGCTGGCCCGGCTCACCGCCCTCGGCAAGGAGCACGGGGCGACCGTGCACATGGTGCTGCTCGCCGCCTTCCAGGTGGTGCTCTCCCGGTTCGCCGGGCAGCGGGACTTCGCCGTCGGCTCACCCGTGGCGGGCCGGCCGGAGCCCGAACTCGAAGGCCTCATCGGGATGTTCGTCAACGTCCTGGCGCTGCCCGCCCGGCTGGGCGGTGATCCCTCCTTCACCGAGCTGCTGGGGCGGACCCGGGAGACCTGCCTGGAGGCCTACGCCCACCAGGAGCTGCCGTTCGCCCAGTTGGTGTCCGAGCTGAACGTCGAGAGGGATGTCACCCGCTCCCCGGTCTTCCAGGCGGTCCTGGCGATCCAGAACTACGCCTCGGCCGCGGACGCCGGGGGGACCGGCGAACTCCCGCTGGAAGTCGAGCCGTTCGGCCTCCATGCCGCCGGGACCCGGTTCGACCTGGAGCTCTTCCTCATGGAGGGGCAGGGCGGTCTGCGCGGCGCCTTCAACTACAACACCGACCTCTTCGACGAGTCCTCCATCGCCCGGATCGCCGCTCACCTGGGCCGGCTCCTGCGGGCCGTCGCCGACGACCCCGGCGCGCCGCTCTCCGCCCATGACGGCCTCGACCCGGCCGAGCGGCACCGGATGCTCACCGAGTGGAACGACACGGCCTTCGAGGCCTCCGGCACTCCCGGCGCCGGGACCCTGACGGCGCTGGTCGCCGCGCAGTGCGCCCGGACACCGGAGGCCGTGGCCGTCGAGTTCGGCGGCGACTCGATGACGTACGCGGAGCTGGACCGGGCCGCCGAGCGGATCGCCCGCCGGCTGGCCGGTGCGGGCGCCGGGCCCGGGAGCCTGGTGGCGGTGAGCGCCGAACGCTCGCTCGGCCTGGTCGTCGGGCTCCTCGGCGTCCTCAAGACCGGGGCCGGCTACACCCCGCTGGACCCGGAGTACCCCGCCGAGCGTCTCGCCTTCATGCTGGCCGACAGCGGCGCCGCCATCCTCCTCACGCAAGCCGGACTGCCGGTGCCCGAGGGGTGCGCGGCGCGGGTCCTCCTGATGGACGAGGAGGCCGAAGAGCGTTTGCACGAGGGCGAGTTGGCGGAGCCGTGCGCCGACGACATCGCGTACACGATCTACACCTCGGGCTCCACGGGCCGCCCCAAGGGAGTGCCCAACACCCACCGCGCCATCGTCAACAGGCTGCGCTGGATGGCCCGTCGCTACGAGGTCGGGCCCCAGGACGCCCTGCTCCAGAAGACCCCCACCGGGTTCGACGTCTCCGTGTGGGAGCTGTTCCTGCCGCTGATCACGGGCGCCCGGCTGGTCGTGGCGCAGCCCGGCGGGCACAAGGACGCGGCCCACCTGCGGGACACCATCGCCCGGCACGGCGTCACCGTCGCCCACTTCGTGCCCGCCATGCTGGACGTGTTCCTCGCGGAGGAGGACGTCGAGCGGTGCGTCTCGCTGCGGCGTGTGGTGTGCAGCGGCGAGGAGCTGGCCCCGCACACCGCCCGCGCGTTCACCGCGCGGCTGCCCGCGTGCGCGCTCGCCAACCTCTACGGGCCGACCGAGGCCGCGGTGGACGTGACGAGCTGGGAGTGCGAAGGAGAGCTCGCGACCGTCCCCATCGGCGCGCCGGTCGACAACACCCGGCTGTACGTCCTGGACGCCGAGCTGCGTCCGCTGCCGCCGGGCACCCCGGGCGAGCTGCACATCGGCGGGGTCCAGGTCTCCCTCGGCTACCACCGCCGGCCGGGCCTGACCGCGGCCCGCTACGTCCCCGACCCGTTCGGCCCGCCCGGCTCCCGGCTCTACCGGACCGGCGACCTGGCGCGCTGGCGGGAGGACGGGCAGCTGGAACACCTGGGCCGGATCGACCAGCAGGTCAAGATCCGGGGCCAGCGCATCGAGCCCGGTGAGATTGAGGCCGCGCTGCTGGCCGAGCCGGAGATCGCCGCGGCTGCCGTGATCGTCCGGGAGGACCAACCGGGCGACAAGCGGCTGGTGGCCTATCTGGTGCCGGCGGAGCCGACGGCGTCTGCCGGGGCTGTCGAGGCTCCGGGGGCGTCCGCGCCCGCCGGTGCCGGTGAGCCCTCCACGCCGGACGGGGACGCGGGGGCGCAGGTCTCCGGTGAGACCGCAGGGGCGCCCGCGCCCGCCGGTGCCGGTGAGGCCCTCGTGGCCGGTGTGCCCGAGCCCTGGGAGCCCGACCCCGCCGCCCTGCGCACCGCCCTCCGCCGCACGCTGCCCGACTACATGGTCCCCGCCGCCTTCGTGGCCCTGGAGGCCCTGCCGCTCTCCCCGAACGGCAAACTCGACCGGCGCGCGCTCCCGGCACCGCAGGCCCGCCGGACCGGGGGAGCGCTCGCCGCCCCGGAGACGGAGACCCAGCGGGTGCTGGCCGAGGTGTGGGCGGAGATCCTGACGCTGCCCGAAGTCGGTGTGGACGACGACTTCTTCGACCTCGGCGGCCACTCGCTGCTGGCCACCCAGGTCATCGCCCGCGCCCGCAAGCGGCTGCCCGAGGTGGGGGCCCGCCCGGTCAGCGTGATGGACCTCTTCACCTCCCGTACGGTCCGTGAACTGGCCGCCCTGGCCGACCTGGACGAGTCCGAGCGCGGCCCCCGCCACCTGCTGCACCGGCTGACCCGCCCCGTCCCCGCCGACTCCCGGGTCCTGTCCTACGTCTGCATCCCGTACGGCGGTGGCAGCGCGGTCGTCTACCAGCCGGTGGCCGACGAACTGCCGCCCGGCCACGACCTGTGGTCCGTCGCCATCCCGGGCCACGACATGGGCATCACCGAGGAGCACCTGCCCTTCGACGAGCTGGCCGCGAAGATCGCGGCCGAGATCCGCGAACGGGTCGAGGGCCCCATCGCCCTCTACGGCCACTGCGCGGTCGGCAGCGCGCTGACCGTCGCCGTCGGCCGCCTCCTCGAAGCCGCCGACCGGGAGGTGGAAGCCCTCTACATCGGGGCGCAGTTCCCCTTCGCCCGGCCGCGTGGCCGCATCCTCGGGCTGCTCAGCCGCGTCTCGGCGCTGGATCCGCTGCTCAACGACCGCGTCTACTTCAACTGGCTGCGGTCCATGGGCGCCGAGGTCGGGGACCTCGACGAGGCCCAGATGAAGTTCATGATCGGCAACATGCGCGCCGACTCGCGGGCGGCGGAGGAGTACTTCACCGAGGTGCTGGCCGAGGTGGAGGAGGGCGGAGCCCTGCTGCGCGCGCCGGTCATCACCGTGGTCGGGAACCGCGACCCGGCCACCGACTTCTACCAGGAGCGCTACCGGGAGTGGCAACTGCTGGCGGAGAAATCGGCGTTGGCCGTTCTGGACGAGGGCGGTCACTTCTTCCTGAAGTACCGGGCCCGGGAGCTCGTCGAGATCATCACCCGTACGCACCCGGCTGTCCTGGCCGGTACGGCCTCCCACGAACTGCCGGGCCGGGCCGAGGACGGGCCGTGGTGGTTCCACGGGGTGAGCGGCGGGGACGGTCCGGCCGTGGCCGCCGCCGATGACGTACGGCCGCAGGAGTCCGCACCGGCGGACGGCGACGGCTCCACCGCCGCGCCGACTGAGGCCGCCCCCGGCCCCGCGCCCGGCATGGGCCGGTTCCTGGCCGTCGCCCTGGGCCAGTTGGTCACCATCACCGGGTCCGCGCTCACCGAGTTCGCGCTGCCCGTGTGGATCTACATGGAGACCGGCTCGATGGGCAAGTACGCCCTCTACGCCGTGATCGGGATGCTCCCCGGCATCCTCGTCGGCCCGCTGGCCGGCGCGGTCGTCGACCGGCTGGACCGGCGCCGGGTCATGCTCGCCGCCGGCGCCGTCGCCGGGACCACCCAGGGCGGGCTGCTCACGTTGCTGCTGAGCGGCAGCCTGCACTCCTGGCACATCTACGTGCTCCTCGGCATGCTCTCGGTCGCGCTCACCTTCCAACGGCTCGCCTACGCCTCCTCCGTACCGCAGCTGGTCCCCAAGCGGTATCTCGGCCACGCCAACGGCATCACCCAGATGGCCTTCGGCTTCGCCCAGTTCATCGTTCCGCTGGCGGCCGTGGCACTGATGGCCGGCATCGGGCTCAAGGGCATCCTCATCCTGGACGTGACCGGCTACGCCGTCGCGATCACCGTGCTGATGCTCGTCAAGTTCCCGAAGACGCTGCCCTGGACCCGCCGCGAGTCGCTGGTCGCCGAGATCAGGAACGGCTTCGCCTACTCCTGGAAGAACCGGGGCTTCCGGGCCATGCTCCTCTGGTTCGCCGCGCTGAACATCTTCCTCTCACCGCTCTTCCTGCTCGTCACGCCGCTGGTGCTCTCCTTCGACTCGCTGGAGTCCGTGGCCCGGGTCGCCGTGGCCGGTGGCGCGGGCGCCATCCTCGGCGGGATCGCGATGGGTTTCTGGGGCGGACCCCAGCGGAACCGGATGCAGGGCATGCTGGGCCTCGCCGGGCTGCTGGCGGTGGCCAGTGCGCTGGTCGGCGTCCGGGCCGACCTGTGGATCATCGGCATCGGCGCGTTCGGCATGTCCTGCGCGCTCTCCATGGTCAACGGCGTCTACACGACGATCGTCCAGATCAAGGTGCCGCAGCGGTTCCACGGCCGGGTGTTCGCCCTGAACACCCTGGTCGCCTGGTCGACCCTGCCGATCGGCCACGGGATCATCGCCCCGGCCGGCTCCGCCTTCTTCGGGCCGATGTTCGAGGACGGCGGTTCGCTGACCTCGACGGTCGGAGCCCTCATCGGTACGGGGCCGGGGCGCGGGATCGGCTTCATGTACCTGCTGTTCGGGGCGGCGATGCTGGCCCTGGTCGTGGTCGGCCTGCGGCTGCCGGTGCTGGCCCGCTTCGACCTGGACGTACCGGACGCGCTGCCCGACGACCTGGTGGGCATCCAGGAGCGCGAACGCCGGGTTGCGGCGCGGGCGGTGAGGACGCGGGGCGCGCCGAAGGGCCCGGCGGCCACAGCGGGTCCGGCCGGTGCGGTGGACGGCGGGAGCGACGGTGGGAACACCGCCGAGGCCATGGAGGCCACCCGGTGA
- a CDS encoding DUF4229 domain-containing protein, producing the protein MSAAKPSAMIRYTALRLLIFVGCFFVAGVAVHFGLVPSGLGGSNVVWVMLLGLVLSAPLSFVLLRKQRDEMSAQIVTKVDRTKARLDANRTREDAVQ; encoded by the coding sequence GTGTCCGCTGCCAAGCCGAGCGCGATGATCCGGTACACGGCGTTGCGCCTGTTGATCTTCGTCGGCTGCTTCTTCGTCGCCGGTGTCGCCGTCCACTTCGGGCTGGTGCCCTCCGGTCTCGGCGGCTCCAACGTCGTCTGGGTGATGCTGCTCGGCCTCGTCCTCTCCGCCCCGCTCAGCTTCGTCCTGCTGCGCAAGCAGCGCGACGAGATGTCCGCGCAGATCGTCACCAAGGTCGACCGGACCAAGGCGCGCCTGGACGCCAACCGCACCCGCGAGGACGCTGTCCAGTAG
- a CDS encoding dicarboxylate/amino acid:cation symporter: MSANSASAAPEAEQPSTGSGPGPRIPKVPFWAQIVAGLVLGALLGWIARSQDVSWLVTTLDKIGSIFVQLLKLAVAPLVFFAILVSITNLRKVNNAARLATRTLLWFMITSLIAVAIGLTIGLLTNPGSGTGLTPKDGKLPERTGSWIDFLTGIIPNNVIQPFAELNVLQIVFLAAVAGIAALKLGEKAQPILTLSQSILELLQKALWWVIRLAPLGTVGLIGYAIATYGWDLIGKYATFTADVYIGCLLVMFGVYPLLLATVAKVSPLQFFKGAWPAIQLAFVSRSSVGTMPVTQRVTERLGVPKEYASFAVPFGATTKMDGCAAIYPALAAIFVAQIFDVQLGIGDYVLIAFVSVIGSAATAGLTGATVMLTLTLSTLGLPLEGVGLLLAIDPILDMVRTAANVAGQALVPVLVSAREKILDHDKYNSASSSSIDAFGPSDDDGWDVDRDRTKDAVPATV, translated from the coding sequence GTGTCCGCGAATTCCGCGTCCGCCGCCCCCGAGGCCGAGCAGCCGTCCACCGGTTCCGGCCCCGGTCCGCGTATACCCAAGGTCCCGTTCTGGGCCCAGATCGTCGCCGGTCTGGTGCTCGGTGCCCTGCTCGGCTGGATCGCCCGCAGCCAGGACGTCTCCTGGCTCGTCACCACACTGGACAAGATCGGTTCGATCTTCGTCCAGCTGCTGAAGCTGGCCGTCGCCCCGCTGGTCTTCTTCGCGATCCTGGTGTCGATCACCAACCTGCGCAAGGTCAACAACGCCGCCCGGCTGGCGACCCGCACCCTGCTCTGGTTCATGATCACGTCGCTGATCGCGGTCGCCATCGGCCTCACCATCGGCCTGCTGACCAACCCGGGCTCCGGCACCGGCCTCACGCCGAAGGACGGCAAGCTCCCCGAGCGCACCGGCAGCTGGATCGACTTCCTGACCGGCATCATCCCGAACAACGTGATCCAGCCGTTCGCCGAGCTGAACGTGCTCCAGATCGTCTTCCTGGCGGCCGTCGCCGGTATCGCCGCCCTCAAGCTCGGTGAGAAGGCCCAGCCGATCCTGACGCTCAGCCAGTCCATCCTGGAGCTGCTGCAGAAGGCCCTGTGGTGGGTCATCCGCCTGGCCCCGCTCGGCACCGTCGGCCTCATCGGCTACGCCATCGCCACCTACGGCTGGGACCTGATCGGCAAGTACGCGACGTTCACCGCCGACGTCTACATCGGCTGCCTCCTGGTGATGTTCGGCGTCTACCCGCTGCTCCTGGCCACCGTCGCCAAGGTCAGCCCGCTGCAGTTCTTCAAGGGCGCCTGGCCCGCGATCCAGCTCGCCTTCGTCTCCCGCTCCTCGGTCGGCACCATGCCGGTCACCCAGCGGGTCACCGAGCGCCTCGGCGTTCCGAAGGAGTACGCCTCCTTCGCCGTCCCGTTCGGGGCGACCACGAAGATGGACGGCTGCGCCGCGATCTACCCGGCGCTGGCGGCGATCTTCGTCGCGCAGATCTTCGACGTCCAGCTGGGCATCGGCGACTACGTGCTCATCGCCTTCGTCTCGGTGATCGGCTCCGCGGCCACCGCCGGTCTCACCGGCGCCACGGTCATGCTGACCCTGACCCTCTCCACCCTGGGCCTCCCGCTGGAGGGCGTCGGCCTGCTGCTGGCCATCGACCCGATCCTGGACATGGTCCGCACCGCCGCCAACGTGGCCGGCCAGGCGCTGGTCCCGGTCCTCGTGTCGGCCCGCGAGAAGATCCTCGACCACGACAAGTACAACTCGGCCTCGTCCTCCTCGATCGACGCGTTCGGCCCGTCCGACGACGACGGCTGGGACGTGGACCGCGACCGTACGAAGGACGCGGTCCCGGCCACCGTCTAG